A region of Subtercola boreus DNA encodes the following proteins:
- a CDS encoding glycosyltransferase family 2 protein produces the protein MSGAPTGGPAIHSQPHPAAPGGQPALGAGAGIPLRGNDWTPLDRLTPAEPPRVSVIVAHFDQQAELDRTLAALRRQTHPADRTQLIVVDDGSPSAPQVPPGVLLLRQPDLGFRLAAARNLGAASATGDILCFLDADTSPEPGYLSALTRMPALSPDVLAVGRRRHAALAGLPIDAPVELAGPAHELPSPDWLLQAYADSRNLLVSDDRSYRFVIGAVIACSRRLFDRAGGFDETFTDYGGEDWEWAHRSWLAGAVFAHVPEAVAWHDGPEWAGRADDTARRTAKNAETLALARRIPVPGSRPFALRLGAASTPATPADIVVRILSADSLAALVLSVDTVLAALPGARVTVPPPFADALAPDDRLLHPGTVAVSRLVVEVPRPVRFAPGELGRAVARVTAEGLGSLELVTASGAGRAAGSGTATRDAGSDTAASRAPGEACTLAIVTSQRARAREAAWQRYDLFDHVIEPSVSLPITEEPDLAAYFGGWG, from the coding sequence ATGAGCGGCGCACCGACCGGCGGGCCCGCCATCCACTCGCAGCCTCACCCGGCGGCCCCGGGAGGCCAGCCAGCCCTCGGCGCCGGCGCGGGCATCCCCCTCCGCGGCAACGACTGGACCCCGCTCGACCGCCTCACCCCGGCTGAGCCCCCGAGGGTCTCCGTGATCGTCGCCCATTTCGACCAGCAGGCGGAACTAGACCGCACCCTCGCCGCCCTGCGCCGCCAGACCCACCCCGCCGACCGCACCCAACTGATCGTGGTCGACGACGGTTCTCCCTCCGCGCCTCAGGTGCCGCCCGGGGTGCTGCTGCTCCGGCAGCCCGACCTCGGCTTCCGCCTCGCGGCCGCCCGCAACCTCGGTGCGGCGTCGGCGACCGGTGACATCCTCTGTTTCCTCGACGCCGACACCTCGCCGGAGCCCGGCTACCTCAGCGCCCTCACCCGGATGCCCGCCCTCTCGCCCGACGTGCTGGCGGTCGGCCGGCGCCGCCACGCCGCCCTCGCGGGCCTGCCCATCGACGCCCCGGTCGAGCTCGCGGGCCCCGCCCACGAGCTGCCCTCCCCCGACTGGTTGCTGCAGGCCTACGCCGACTCACGGAACCTGCTGGTGTCGGATGACCGCTCCTACCGCTTCGTCATCGGCGCCGTCATCGCCTGCAGCCGCCGCCTGTTCGACCGGGCCGGCGGCTTCGACGAGACCTTCACCGACTACGGCGGGGAGGACTGGGAGTGGGCCCACCGCTCCTGGCTCGCCGGAGCCGTGTTCGCCCACGTGCCCGAGGCCGTGGCCTGGCACGACGGCCCTGAGTGGGCGGGCCGCGCCGACGACACCGCCCGCCGCACAGCGAAGAACGCCGAGACCCTGGCCCTGGCGCGGCGCATCCCGGTGCCCGGCTCCAGGCCGTTCGCGCTGCGGCTCGGCGCGGCCTCCACCCCCGCCACCCCCGCCGACATCGTCGTGCGCATCCTCTCCGCCGACTCGCTCGCCGCCCTGGTTCTCTCCGTCGACACCGTGCTCGCCGCACTCCCGGGCGCACGCGTGACGGTGCCGCCGCCGTTCGCCGACGCGCTGGCTCCGGATGACCGGCTGCTCCACCCCGGAACCGTCGCCGTGTCGCGCCTGGTCGTCGAGGTTCCGCGTCCTGTGCGCTTCGCGCCCGGCGAGCTCGGGCGTGCCGTCGCACGCGTCACCGCAGAAGGGCTCGGATCGCTGGAGCTGGTCACAGCATCCGGAGCCGGCCGCGCCGCCGGAAGCGGCACCGCCACCCGCGACGCCGGAAGCGACACCGCCGCCTCGCGCGCACCCGGCGAGGCCTGCACTCTCGCCATCGTCACCTCCCAGCGCGCCCGCGCCCGGGAGGCTGCCTGGCAGCGGTACGACCTCTTCGACCACGTCATCGAGCCGAGCGTCTCTCTGCCGATCACCGAGGAGCCCGACCTCGCAGCCTACTTCGGCGGCTGGGGGTAG
- a CDS encoding WcbI family polysaccharide biosynthesis putative acetyltransferase codes for MSAIEPHGDGRQGSTAPAEAAPTARQLHYGEFYGLDAIADDAPIAVVSGNCQAESLRIMLDGPDIRTVRVPPVFELVEADLPHLARLLARARYLVSQPVRDDYHDLPLGTAQLARLLRPGAEVVRMPVVRFAGLYPFHAIVRPPFDLSLTPPVVEYHDLRTVMRAWWAREGRGGGADASASAAPVASRSATVAQVRAVAEQSIAELRKREAHHDTVVVSDLFGAPSFDLMRTINHPGNPFWTAAAARVRHRLSLTEHVVDPGRPLLNRVHAPRERAVIEAFGLDAEPRADWIVDGRTVPAEEVEQAHLDWYARFPAIVDAALARHRSTLQTLGLIAPGVAA; via the coding sequence ATGAGTGCGATCGAACCACACGGAGATGGACGGCAGGGGTCGACTGCGCCCGCCGAAGCCGCTCCGACGGCGCGGCAGCTGCACTACGGAGAGTTCTACGGCCTCGACGCGATCGCAGACGATGCTCCGATCGCCGTCGTCTCGGGCAACTGCCAGGCCGAATCGCTCCGCATCATGCTCGACGGGCCTGACATCCGCACCGTGCGCGTGCCACCCGTCTTCGAACTCGTCGAAGCCGATCTGCCGCACCTCGCTCGCCTGCTCGCCCGCGCCCGTTATCTCGTCTCGCAGCCCGTGCGCGACGACTACCACGACCTGCCGCTCGGCACCGCGCAGCTCGCACGGCTGCTGCGGCCCGGCGCCGAGGTGGTGCGGATGCCCGTGGTGAGGTTCGCGGGGCTCTACCCGTTCCACGCCATCGTGCGCCCCCCGTTCGACCTCTCGCTCACACCCCCGGTGGTGGAGTACCACGACCTCCGCACGGTGATGCGGGCGTGGTGGGCGCGGGAGGGACGGGGTGGCGGCGCAGATGCCAGCGCCTCAGCCGCGCCCGTTGCCAGCCGCAGCGCCACCGTCGCGCAGGTGCGCGCGGTCGCGGAACAGTCGATCGCCGAACTGCGGAAGCGCGAGGCGCACCACGACACCGTCGTTGTGTCCGACCTCTTCGGGGCGCCGAGCTTCGACCTGATGCGCACCATCAACCACCCCGGCAACCCGTTCTGGACGGCCGCGGCCGCCCGCGTGCGCCACCGCCTCTCGCTCACGGAGCATGTCGTCGACCCGGGTCGTCCTCTCCTCAACAGGGTGCACGCGCCCCGGGAGCGCGCGGTGATCGAGGCGTTCGGGCTCGACGCCGAGCCCCGTGCCGACTGGATCGTCGACGGCCGGACCGTCCCGGCCGAGGAGGTCGAACAGGCCCACCTCGACTGGTACGCCCGCTTCCCGGCGATCGTGGATGCTGCCCTCGCCCGCCACCGCAGCACCCTCCAGACGCTCGGGCTGATCGCCCCGGGAGTGGCGGCGTGA
- a CDS encoding glycosyltransferase, with product MPLPASAVESPLRIAAVPAGHPYARNLLDPAAVSGDRIVLLPDPLPAGAAPGQWWPPVALDPEWIRANADTFDLLHLHFGTESFPLAHLQQVVDALRAVHRPLVFTVHDLTNPQLVDQAPHEAQLDLLVRAADEVITLTPGAAAEVQRRWGREAVVVGHPLLAEGVPDARASLPAITVGVHLRDLRPNIDGAGTVDTLLAAVALLEESGLHLDVVVDLNERVRDEAVRDALRTRLAGLDGVEFREHPRLTDTDLAEDLARLDIEVLPYRHGTHSGWLELCWDLGVAVAAPTVGFFAEQHPAAGEVASYRPGSAESLAQALLELVEAMEAAGPAAGPVGAGAAHPAADRAARRAALVRDRRAWRITQQRDIHLAHLAVYRRALAAVAV from the coding sequence ATGCCGCTGCCCGCTTCCGCAGTCGAATCGCCCCTGCGCATCGCGGCTGTGCCCGCCGGGCATCCGTACGCCCGGAACCTGCTCGACCCCGCTGCGGTTTCCGGCGACCGCATCGTCCTGCTGCCCGATCCGCTGCCGGCGGGCGCGGCACCCGGCCAGTGGTGGCCGCCGGTCGCGCTCGACCCCGAGTGGATCCGCGCGAACGCCGACACGTTCGACCTGCTGCACCTCCACTTCGGAACCGAGTCGTTCCCGCTCGCCCACCTCCAGCAAGTGGTGGATGCCCTCCGGGCCGTGCACCGGCCGCTGGTGTTCACGGTGCACGACCTCACCAACCCGCAGCTCGTCGACCAGGCGCCGCACGAGGCGCAACTCGACCTGCTGGTGCGGGCGGCCGACGAGGTCATCACGCTGACGCCGGGCGCGGCAGCGGAGGTGCAGCGGCGCTGGGGGCGCGAGGCCGTCGTGGTCGGGCATCCGCTGCTGGCCGAGGGGGTGCCGGATGCTCGTGCCTCCCTGCCGGCGATCACCGTCGGTGTGCACCTGCGCGACCTCCGCCCCAACATCGACGGTGCGGGCACGGTGGACACGCTCCTGGCGGCGGTCGCCCTGCTCGAGGAGAGCGGCCTCCACCTCGACGTGGTCGTCGACCTGAACGAGAGGGTTCGCGACGAGGCCGTGCGCGACGCGCTCCGCACGCGGCTGGCGGGCCTCGACGGGGTGGAGTTCCGCGAGCATCCACGGCTCACCGACACCGACCTCGCCGAAGACCTCGCACGCCTCGACATCGAAGTGCTGCCCTACCGGCACGGCACGCATTCGGGCTGGCTGGAGCTGTGCTGGGACCTCGGTGTCGCCGTCGCGGCCCCCACCGTGGGATTCTTCGCCGAGCAGCACCCGGCAGCGGGGGAGGTCGCGTCGTACCGCCCAGGGTCTGCCGAGTCGCTGGCGCAGGCGCTGCTGGAGCTCGTGGAAGCGATGGAGGCGGCCGGTCCCGCCGCTGGTCCTGTCGGCGCCGGTGCCGCGCACCCCGCGGCCGACCGCGCCGCTCGCCGCGCAGCCCTCGTTCGCGACCGGCGGGCGTGGCGCATCACGCAGCAGCGCGACATCCACCTCGCCCATCTCGCCGTGTACCGCCGGGCGCTCGCGGCGGTCGCCGTATGA
- a CDS encoding glycosyltransferase, translating into MRPTAHPLRIAVIAPLRYPIREPHAGGLESSIWHQVDSLRRRGHRVTLAAVAGSDFLADGPPEFVLPPVVWAPGEVPNDVGYPHGYEAHALPALERALMHIAQHAGEFDVVHNHSLHGTPLAWAGRLGVPMVSTLHTPVLTELVEAHARSEAPASRFTAVSTHTAGEWMPAGIESTVVPNAVDADRWPIGPGGPDLVWFGRIVEEKGAHLAIRAARMLGRRIVLAGRIGDPGYFEQQVRPLLGPGASYVGELRQPELARLVGRSSCALVTPVWQEPFGLIIAETLMTGTPVACFDTGGVAEVVGAAGAAGAAGAAGAGAGGSGAGASALLVPMGDVAGLAAAAGHLIARGEADAGTRRRTRAGAVAGFSLDARVLELETMYRQLVLDGTLGLPAATAGRAVAPVAPVAPAAPVASTAPPALAATPPAVSGRASAGADVSGRASSAPDVSGRASSAPDVSGRASSAPDVSGRASSAPDVSGRASSAPDVSGRASTPPGTPAEARR; encoded by the coding sequence ATGAGGCCCACCGCGCACCCCCTCCGCATCGCCGTCATCGCGCCGTTGCGCTACCCGATCCGCGAGCCGCACGCGGGCGGGCTGGAGTCCTCGATCTGGCACCAGGTCGACAGCCTCCGCCGTCGCGGGCACCGGGTCACGCTCGCCGCTGTGGCCGGCTCGGACTTCCTGGCCGACGGTCCGCCCGAGTTCGTGCTGCCGCCCGTCGTCTGGGCGCCCGGCGAGGTGCCGAACGACGTCGGGTATCCGCACGGGTACGAAGCGCACGCACTCCCCGCGCTCGAGCGCGCCCTGATGCACATCGCCCAGCACGCCGGAGAGTTCGACGTGGTGCACAATCACAGCCTGCACGGCACGCCGCTGGCCTGGGCGGGGCGGCTCGGCGTTCCGATGGTGTCGACCCTGCACACGCCGGTGCTCACCGAACTCGTGGAGGCGCATGCGCGTTCCGAGGCGCCCGCGAGCCGGTTCACCGCCGTCAGCACGCACACTGCGGGGGAGTGGATGCCCGCGGGGATCGAGTCCACCGTGGTGCCCAACGCTGTGGACGCCGACCGTTGGCCGATCGGCCCGGGCGGCCCCGACCTGGTCTGGTTCGGCCGCATCGTCGAGGAGAAGGGTGCGCACCTGGCGATCCGGGCGGCCCGGATGCTCGGACGCCGGATCGTGCTCGCCGGGCGCATCGGCGACCCCGGATACTTCGAACAGCAGGTGCGTCCGCTGCTCGGCCCCGGGGCCTCCTATGTGGGTGAACTGCGCCAGCCCGAGCTCGCTCGGCTCGTGGGGCGGAGCAGTTGTGCGCTGGTGACACCGGTCTGGCAGGAACCGTTCGGCCTCATCATCGCGGAGACCCTGATGACGGGGACGCCGGTGGCGTGCTTCGACACGGGCGGGGTCGCCGAGGTGGTGGGGGCGGCCGGCGCCGCGGGTGCGGCCGGCGCCGCGGGTGCGGGTGCGGGCGGGTCTGGCGCCGGTGCCTCTGCGCTGCTGGTTCCGATGGGGGATGTCGCGGGGCTCGCGGCCGCGGCCGGGCACCTGATCGCCCGGGGCGAGGCGGATGCCGGCACCCGCCGCCGCACGCGGGCCGGTGCGGTGGCGGGCTTCTCGCTCGACGCCCGGGTGCTCGAACTCGAGACGATGTACCGACAGCTCGTGCTGGACGGCACGCTCGGCCTGCCTGCCGCGACGGCGGGGCGGGCCGTGGCGCCTGTGGCGCCTGTGGCGCCCGCTGCGCCCGTTGCGTCCACTGCGCCCCCAGCGCTGGCCGCCACCCCTCCGGCTGTGTCCGGCCGGGCGTCCGCTGGGGCCGATGTGTCCGGCCGGGCATCCAGTGCGCCCGATGTGTCCGGCCGGGCATCCAGTGCGCCCGATGTGTCCGGCCGGGCATCCAGTGCGCCCGATGTGTCCGGCCGGGCATCCAGTGCGCCCGATGTGTCCGGCCGGGCATCCAGTGCGCCCGATGTGTCCGGCCGGGCATCCACTCCGCCCGGCACGCCGGCCGAGGCCCGCCGATGA